A window of Natator depressus isolate rNatDep1 chromosome 3, rNatDep2.hap1, whole genome shotgun sequence genomic DNA:
CAAGTTAGGCACCAggctccccatgcattgtataggagAGTTAGATAGTAAGAAAGGGattctcagaagccagcaagctgagcagggagaTGACTAAGCTAGTCAGGAGTGAAATGTGAAGGAAAGTAATGGGGCTTTGGGCCCAGATGCACAAAGGGAATTAGGAGTCTAACCCTCATTGATCTGGGCCTCACATGCCAGAGTGACTGGCCAAAGGCAGGCACCaatctctgcttgggattctcagtcGTGAACCCTCTCTTGGAGTTAGGCTCTTGTATGAGGTCAACCCTTTCTTGTGAAATATCAGAgagattctccccaccccccaacacagccAAAAGgtcagtggttagggaactcaccttGTATACTGGAAACCCAAGCTCAAATCCccgctctgcctgatttggaccagggacttgaacccagtactgtcacatcccaggtgagtacccgaACTACTGGGAATTCTGAATCAGTCAGCCAGGGACAAAAATTCCTGACCTGCTTGCCCCTGGCTGCCTTTTGTGTGGGTTAGGTGTGCTCAGTGCACACCTACCAGGTCAGGCCCTCCAGGTGTGATAGatgcggccggggggggggggggggggggaggagatggacACCTAATGTGAGAATCCCACTGGGGTTAGGTGTGCAAGAGGGCTCTCAGAAGCTCAGTTGATGCAGAGCAGTGTCAGAGCTTAGGCAGTTTGAGCACACCTATCAACAGAAACTTGGGTCCTTCAGGGATTTAGGTgccctacagggttaggcagcaacTGAGCAGTAGTTTTGAGAACGTTTGCGGTGGTGAAATGTTGGGCATAGGCTTCTAACTGCCTCTATAGGAGTCTAAGCACCTTTTTGAATCTGGCCCCTAGTACTTATGTGGTGAAATCACATACTGAAGGCACgtaaagccttattaaaatctgCTATACTATAGAATCTGCCTACAATTGTGTGGGCCACTTATTGTGCACAATATGctcggtgaaatcctggcccaattgaCAACACTCACTGACTtaattggggccaggatttcaccctctgttcTTATATATACACTAAATTGTTTTCCTCAATAGTGATCTCTAAACAGACATTATCCTACTTCCTTAGAGTATATTTTTATTCCAGTTCAGTAAATTTGTTTATTTAGTTTCCTGTGTATCACATCTAAAAGAGCTTTTTGGCTCTGAACACAGGATATCAGtcacacaaatatttaataatcataGGTTTTGTAATCACATAAGTTTAGCTTTTTGACCAAAACcatgtaaatattaaaaattatttgtacCAAACTAAAGGACTTGGGTCTAGGTTCAGTAAAATCTTCAGTTAAAATATACACATGCATTATATATTTTTGAAGACTTCAAAGTTAGAAATAGTGTATTTTGGATGTACTGTTAGTTTTCCAATATTTCCCCAAGGAGTTGTCCTTTTACAATGAACTCAAAAGTTTGTTTGTTCAGATCTGTTTTCCTGCACATTTAGCTGATTTTGTAAGTGAACTCCAAATAGccccaatcaaaaaaaaaaacaggagaaacaAAAGATTGACTGACCTATGCAGGAGACTACAGTTTTAAATTAGAGAATGCTTTGCTTTTGTATGTAGTACATTTTCACTTGGTACTCTAGGCAGTGAAGATACAGCACTCTAAGGGAAAAATTGCCTGCTCAGAATCTCTCAGGGTACATATACATGACCAAAAAAGCCTAAACAGCAGCAGTgtgtcagagcccaggtcaactggggcAGGATCGTGGGGCTTGTGCTAAAGGGCTATAAATAGAGCAgacattcccactcaggctggaacccagtCCCTGAGACCGGCAAGgcaggtgggtctcagagcctgagcaggaacatctatactgctatttttagccccatagtgcaagtctgagtcagttgaccccAGGTATGAGACTCACTGCCCATGTTGGGGGAGGGaagttttgctgtgtagatgtaccctaaggaaAGTGTTAAATGACAAACTACTTGCCtaataagccttgtggatggggagaagcagtagatgtggtataccttgactttaataaggcttttgatactggtcttgcatgaccttttcaaactagggaaatacaacctagatgaagctactataaggtgagtgcataattggttggaaaactgttcccagtgAGTAATCATCactggttcacagtcaaactggaagggtatatgaagtggggtcccacagggatcggttctgggtccggttctgttcaatatcttcatcaatgatttagatagtACActtaaaatttgcagacaatacaaagcCGGGAGCggatgcaagtgctttggaggataagattaaaattcaaaatgatctggacaaactagagaaatggtctgaagtaaacaggataaaagcaaagtattccacttaggaaaaAACAATCAGCTGcatatatacaaaatgggaaatggctgcctaaggaagagtactgcagaaagggatctggaggtcagaatggatcacaaactaaatatgagtcaacaatgtaacactgttgcaaaaaaagcaaacattattccgggatatattagcaggagtgctgtaagcaagatgaaaagtaattctttcactctactccttgctgattaggcctcaactggagtagtgtgtcctgttctgggcaccacatttcaggaaagatgtggacaaattggagaaaccagagaagagcaacaaaaatgattaagggtctagaaaatgacttatgaggaaagattggaaaaaaatgggtttgttagtctggagaaaagaaggcaGAAAGGGAAtaggataacagttttcaagtacataaaaagttgttacaaggaggagggagaaaaattgttctccttaatctctgaggataggataagaagcaataggattaaattgcagcaagggcagcttacattggacattaggaaaaaacttcctgtcaggatagttaagcactaaaataaattgcctagggaggttgtggaatctctgtcattggagatttttaagagtaggttagacaaatacctgtcagggatagtcagataatacttagccctgccttgagtgcagggaactggactagaaaGACCTCTCGAGGACCCTTTCAGTCCTGCGATTCTATCACCTCAGGTAGTTGTCAGGAGCACCTGTCCATTAAACAGGTTTTCACCCCAGCATTATCTGCTGCTCTCTAGATACTGTAGTGTTGTGTATTTAAGAGTAAACCAAAAATATGCCATTTAAATCAACTTACTTCTCAATAGTTCGCAGTCGAATTTTGTTTATATCCTTCAAAACATCCATCATACTAAGAACCTCCTTGGTCTTCTGGTGTTCACCTTTGTCAGTTGTTGAGCTGGTCTTACTTGCAGCACGACGTTGTTTAATAAGTTCAACTGCTGAATTACTGGCATCAAAGCCAGATGGTGCTatggagggaagtgggggaggtggaggaattACGAAGTGATCTGGTGTGGTGAACAATGGAGTAGAAGTCATTGCTGGCACtggaaaagaaccacttggaaTGCCAAATGAATTCAAGACATCTGAACCTATCAAAGAAAATAAGTAGTAGTATGTTTTAATTCAGAGAATGAGTTACTAATATTTGAAATTTTGAGAAGATCAAGCCAAGTCCAGGGTGTCTGAGTTACATTGCAAGATCCTAATCTGGGAAGgactgttttttcttaaaatgtcaAACACCTAGCACAACATGGTGCTACCAGAAATAATTACATAAAAAGAACGGTTAAGCGAAAGTTATTTAGGTTTCAAAATCAAGCAATCAAAACTTAGGAAATGCTAGATTTAAGATGTCTATGCATCCTTAATTCTGTCCATTTGTAcatccagcctgtgcactgaatgaggtaggggtcCTGTTGGGGAAAAGCTAagtgtgaccatgtaattaaaaacaatatcataatgcatataaaCAAGCCCCAACCGGTCTCTCCCTCCACCCGCACAATTCTCATTGATACAGTAGCTCGTAGGCATACCCAGTGCAGAGCGTGTTGCTCTTGAGACATGGGTCCAGCTCTTTAGAATGTTTTGTTCAATTATTTTGGCAGCATACCTAAAATTTTATTAAGTACAAGGGAAATGGTAATTAACAGTTTATAACTCAGCTAAACCTATACAGAACTCCATAAGACCAAGAAAAACCCTCTAGCCCAAGGGCTTTTCCCCTGACACATTATAAAAGACTTGCTACAAACAATTTAGATGTTAGAGCAAAAAAGATCAGAAGAATCTTTTATAATGCAGAGTGTTAGGCAGGCTAAATATAGGGTTGCTCCTTGCTCACCCTTATAATATAAAGGGTGAGGCTATCGAATTGGTGGCCTAGGCACTCTCTCATGTGACAGTGCAGAATGATACACACTATTGTGGGCTTCACCAGAAAAACAGATGATTTAAATCAACTCCAACTTGAAGGTGATTAACTGTCCGGAATGTGAGGagagtgaaaaaaaattaatttataaatataAGAAAAAACAATCCTGCATTCAAAATACTTTTCACTTAATTCACATAAATTTAGATAAAAAGTCAATCACAGGATAAGTAGTACGGGCGtcaaacaaaggaagctcaaagtTTAAAGACTGTAGTTTAAACAAAAACAAGCTTACCTGATTGACTGCTATTTCTTGATCCTTGCACTGCAACAATTGCAGCAATCTGGGCACGAAGAAGAGTTAACTCATTTTCAAGTGcagaaatttttttaattgcttcttCATTCAcaagattttctttttctgctctACTTTTTAGAACAGTTGGCAAGGAAACTATAGCTGGAGATACATCATGGTCAACTGTAATTATTTCCTTTCCCCTTGATTCAgccctaaaaaaattaaaatataaaactttttaaagtttCAACTGAATAGTAACAGTTTCATGCCCCCCACAGGGAAAAGGATTAgattaaaaaatgcattttttaaagttactggCACAAGAAATTGAAGTTATGAAACACCATTGACAATGACATTAGGCTTTAATGTTTCAGAACTTCATCTCTTTCACAAGACATTTTGCATTACATTGTTTTATAAGCACTAAATGTTgcatttttaagttttttttaaaaggttataaAGAAAAACCCCTTGAAAATGCACTTTTTAGAATACTTGGGCAATTTACTCAGCAGCAGAGATTGACCATTACACAATGGTTATGCTAAATGATTGAGTTGTAAAAAGAGGTAACAAAGAGCACTTTCTGCCTAGATACAATCAGGAAGAGGGCAGCTATAAATTTAGATGCATGAATAAGGAAGAGAAATGGGTGTAGAAGGTGATGAGACACACCCAGCTAGGACTCCCAAGAGTGTTAATAGCCCCAGAAGCAGCATGTGGGTTCAGGGACAAGACAGCTGCAGTGTGGGGAATACTAGACGCACATTGTAGCCCTTATGGCAGATAACTAGAAAACATTAAACATGTATCAACTGATAGTGTGTCACCTGCTTGTGTAGAGCCTGAAACAAAACTTAAAACAGTGAAACCTGCTTCGTTCATCTCAATCAGGGCCCAAGGGGTTTTCCAGCCAAGGAATCTGGCATTTTTCCCAAGATACCATGGGATTCATCATTTTGCTTTAGGCAGGCATGTAACATTTTGTCTTCTGTCTCCCTGCCCTACCAGGGCCTACCCACAGTTTCCTCTTGCTCTCCAGATTACCCCACAAGGAGAAGTTAATTTGGATTACAATGCATGCTCCCTTCAAGTATTCCATGGACCTAGAGCTGGAGTTCATCTTGTAGTTAGAATGGGGAAACTATAAgtgcaggaagaaaaggagtacttgtggcaccttagagactaacaaatttatttgagcataagctttcgtgagctacagctcacttcattggatgcattcagtggaaaatacagtggggagatttatatacatagagaacataaaacaatgggcgttaccatacacactgtaaccagagtgatcacttaagatgagctactacAAGCAGGAGAGCGgctgaagactgggagtggatgggtcattacacaaagtaaaactatttccccatgtttatttccccccctccaccccccactgttcctcagacattcttgtcaactgctggaaatggcccaccttaattatcactacaaaaggtcgcccccccccccccccgctggtaatagctcaccttaagtgatcactctggttacagtgtgtatggtgacacacattgtttcatgttctctatgtatataaatctcccacatcgggttttgaaaattgtatacccccacctgccccccctgCCATGCTTCTTGCCCCTTGACAGCCGCCCCCGCCCttccgggacccctgccccacccaatcacccctgttccctgacagcccctccgggacccctgccccacccagccaccccttctctctgtcccctgatcgcccccggAAACCCTACCCGACTGTCCCcacaccgccccatccaaccccctcccgtctccttcctgactgcccccattcaacccccgttccccaccctctgactgccccgacccctatccacatctcctgaccaccaccccgaactcccctgctctctatccaacccgccctactccctgcccccttaccacgaagcacagtgagctgaggctgcgggggaggggctgggggctagcctcctgggccaccctcctgggccaggggctcaggggccgggcaggagggtcctgcgggccaaatctggcccgcaggacgtagtttgcccacctctgtcttagAGGTTTACTTGTAACAGCAGTGGGTAACAATTTAACAAAACTGATTTTGAGATAACAGGGACCCTTTAATATTTCTACCGCAATGTTCTCATCTGCAAAAAGGGGATACAGTTTATTACCCAACAATAAGAGGTTAGAGGAGAGTGTTAGGATTAGATTCCACCAAcattcaccccacccccaaaggctTTGTGAATGAAAGCACCATGTGCAAATGCCAGCAACATTCCTGGTACTGTACAACAACAGGGAAGAAGGAGCTCAAAGTGTGGGAATCCTCCAATCTATGTGTATGCTATATAATATTAGCTAAAGCGTAGGCAAGaattgctggaaaaaaaaaatcaagaggaaGAGCTAACTTCTAAAGTGTCAATTTTGCTAGGGCCCAGAAAGGTTTAGACAATTGCCAGTATCATAGGCTACAGGACCTGAGTCATTCCTACCAAAGTAAACACAGAGCCTTTACTTGCCTAAATCTAGCAAAAGTTTCTCCCTCATCATTTACCACCCTTAAAATATCACCAAGAGATGGAACTACAGAGCTTGGAGTTGTAATTTGTTCATCATAATCCAAAGAATTCAGGTCTTGGACCATCtaaaaagaaagcaagaaaaaagTCAGGCCTCTGCAAAGTAAAGAATTTCGGTTTAACAATAAAACTTCCTCAAATAAGAGGGACTCAGTATTAGATAAGTGAAAGACATTGAACAGAAAAGATGCAGTATTACCATAGTCATGAAAGATAAAAAGATTAGGAAAGCCATTGTTAAATTTAACGTGAGACTTCTTGCTTAAATAATGAAATGTTAAGAGTAGCAATAATCCACTCACCTGAAAGTGAGGTCTTGGACAAGGTTCTAAAGCAAGAACTGTTCCAAGTCTACGAACAATGCTTCGGGTAGATCCATATTCCTTACTTTGCCAAGCTGATATAATCTAAAGAGATGGGTTTTTAACTCAATGATACAAAAATTTATGTTTTTCAAAATCATTAAGAGATCATACCATATGTGACCTGACAGTTACATACTTAGACTGGTCTACAAAAATGTTTGCTATCCTAATGGAGCTAGGATTCAGAAACGGCCTCAGGAGGATCTCTCTTCCAGGACCAGTtttcaagtttctgtgatgtATGTGGAGATGTGCCAGGACACTCTACATGAAGACCAATAGAGGATGAAACTAACTACACCTCCTAGACAGGAGGGTATCTAGAAGGTCTGTTGGAGAACAAAGGCTCGACCCAGAACAAATGAGCCAATGTAGCCTGTATCTGGATACACAAACCACTGTGAGCAAAAATGGTTGGGGAAATCATAAAAAAAGATTTAAGATACCTTCACCTGACATTTCCTTATGACAGCATATACCTGAAGAAAGTGCCTTCTTGAGAAGGGGGTTGAAGGAAGACATGTTTCAATCATACGGCCAATGCTGCTATGGTCTATATGAGCTTCCCACCTTGTTATGAACTGCCAAAAGAAAAAGCTACTGTTAAACCAGAgaactttaaacaaaacaaaggttAGTCAGTGtaaccttgtctacactagcacttttccTACAGTTGGTCTAGCACTAGTGCAGTTCCACCAGTAGCAACAGTGGTGTGGAACAAGTGGTGGCATTTTTACTACCACATTAAGTTTGCACATAGATCTGAGAAATGCTGAGCAGACGTAAGTTCTTTGAGATTAAAACTTGTGGCGCTACAATTAGTGCTGGACATTCTCAATCTAGTACACACCAAAAAGAATTGCATAACAGTCTGACACATTAGGTTTTCTAAGGATTATGGTCCTGATCCACAGATGGTGAGGCCCTGTAATTTCTATTGAAATCCATAAAAACTgtatgtgctcagcacctcctgtgATCAGGGTCTATGAAGCATTGAATTAATTACTATTTGGAAGTCTTACATGCTAGTTAATAGATGAAGGCAAAATGTAACAAGTAAAATCATCAGATGGGCCTTTTGGCTTGTCTACCGAAGGAAGTTTACCAGAATAATTATACCACTACAGTGAGATGTCCACATACGGTTACTGGTATGTATATAAATTATGCAATAACCCCAAGCACATATAACCCTTTTACTGCAGCTCACATCCTTCACCACctgcacacacagacagaaatctCTTAACACAACACACGCACTCACCTACCCTCACTCATGCTTACCATACAACCATGAACTTGAGCAGCAAACCAATAGATCATCACTAGTAATATCAGTTTACCTGATCAGCTGGTACACCAAAGTATTCTAGCAGTTGCCTTATGAGATTCAGCAGTAGAGCCATTTATAGAACAGTCTGAGAATTCAAAAGCTGGTTATAAACATTAGTTTCACATATATCCCAGAAGAGTTCAGGTTACCCTTTCTACAGCTACAAATAGAAAAGAGCATCACTTCAAGACAAAAGACAAACTCCTGCTCAAACTTCTCCAAACGCTAAGGGTTCACTTCTATGGCCACTGACCACAGTGAGAACAGATTCAAGCCCCATGGCAGCTGAGAAGCCAGAACATCAAATGCTAGACCCCTACATACGCGGCCATCACTGCAGACCCACTGATCTTAGTCCTGGATCTTGTTTTAAAATCagcaatatttgaaaaataaagaaCTTCCCATTGTTTTAGATACAATTGGAGGACGTCTCTCTTCTAACGATTTaccaactttttttgtttttgttttaagaaatggGAAATATTGGTCCTGGAAAAGCTACTCAGAAGTGCTGTGAAACGTGCTTACGTCTACTGAAGTCATAAAAGCCCCCCCCGCGCTTGTTTGTTCACTAGCGAAGAACAGGAAGCGCTCACGCCTTTATTCCGTCCGGGGGCGTTTTGCAGCGTTGTGAATGAGGTACCCCAATAAATCCCCCACGGGCAACACGACAGCTCCGCCAGACCAGGGCCTCCGCCCCCGGGCTGCCAGGTCGCGCTGTAGGCCCGCCGGTGCCAGGCGGGGTGAACTCGCCCGGCTGTCGGAACGGGCTGCCAGGCTTGCGGCCCAGCTTGGGGCGGGGTGCCGGGGCCGTCCAGCCGAGGCTTGAGAGCGGGGCGCGGGGCTAACAGGGCGGCCACACAGCCTAGGGCGGGGCCACGGCCCCCTGCACGAACGAGCCcgagcccggccccgccccagagcGGCAAGACCGCCTATCAGCCCTGACCCAGTGACCCTAAATAACCCCCAACCCAGCGTAACGCGTCCCGCCTTCcccccgcgccgccgccgccaccacgTCCCCTTCAACGGTGACAGCGCGCGCCCCCACGAGCGGGCTTGACGCTGGCCGCGTGACGCGACGTCTGcgacccctccccgccccttctcctCACCTCGCGCTCCTCCGGGCCTCAAGGGGTCCTTCCCgggcccccgccccttcctcacCCCGGCGCTGCGCCGCGGCGAAATCAAATCAAAACTAGCGCCTCGCAAAGCCGATTGGGTAGAGCGGATGGGGGCGTGACGCACAAATCGACCCACCACGGACTAGGGGCGTGGCGGAAAACGAGGATTCGACGGCTGAACCAATAGGAAAGCGCGGGGCGGGGGAACGGGGGGTGTTCCGCTCgcaggggttggggggctctTCTGCCTCTGCCGAACGCGATACGTTCTTCCTCGGGCTGGGCAGCGGCTCCTGCGTCCGCCCCGCTGCCACGTGTCAGGTTCCGCCGCGATCAGCGAGCCTGCCCTAGCAGCCCCTGCTCGCCACGGGACGGTGTCCGGGAGCGGCTGCCCGCTGCGCTAGGGGCtggcggctggggggggggggggagagagggagttgTCAAGGACAAAGtcaggaacaggtttcagagtagcagctgtgttagtctatattcgcaaaaagaaaaaggaggactagtggcaccttagagactaaccaatttatttgagcataagctttcgtgagctacagctcacttcatcggaaccTGGCACGTGAGTGTGTGAGCCACTTTGGCCCACCTGTATTAAAAGGGGAGCGGGAACTGAATCCCGTCCCTCCAAAATGCCTGTGCCTGCCAGAGTGACAAGTCACGTTACTGGAGCTGGCATTTAAATGCATAACTTCTGCAGTTGGCTTTGTGCATTTCCTGGCACTTCGTGTATAGAAAAGTTCAGTGTTTCTTTTGTATAGTCAGAGTCCCCGGTTCCTGGCGTGTTAGCACTTCATACAGCAGCCCAGGAGAGAAAAATACAATCACGTCATTGGCTTAGGAAACAACCAATCTTAGGAGAAAGGATGGGtgaggcaggggtttggagtTGGGcagtacctgaaactacttttatcTCATTTCTAAAAACTAACTTTCAAACTGATGTCCCTTTGAGTTCATAttagtgagggtgggggaaatgtGTAGGATCCCTTCTTCCTGTCCTCTACAATTCCAGAAATAATAATCTTTGTGTGTCTAGCTCTATGAAGTAAATTGAAAGAAGTTGGTTTACCAAATCTCATACAATTCCACACCCACACTTTTCTTTTCTAAAGGCATGTTGCCAATTGTACAATGTATGATCCTGATTCAGCAACTGGATCTGTTAATTGGATGCAGGGTTCTTTGTGAGCAGATCCATTTGCAAAATCAAGACAGTAGCTTGCGAAAGTGACTGACTCCCCAAAACCCCTACTCAACTTaagatgaccagatgtcctgattttaaaatccagctatttggggctttgttttatataggcacctattattcccctgccccctgttctgatttttcacacttgctgtctggtcaccctgacTCAGCTACTACCTATTCCAGCATAGGCTCCAGTCCCAAATGGATCCATTGCTACTGTGCCCTACCCAGCTAAAAAGCATGGCCTTTAATAGGTTTTTGTTCATTGGTATCTGCTCAGAGTAAAATGCACTGTACAAAAGAACTGcagttttcccccattttacCATGCAGACTCCCTTTCCAGTTAAGGCTAAGTCAGTGGTCCCCAATGCGGTGCCCATGGGCACCATGGTGCCCACCGGGGCATTTTTGTGCCCCCACAGGACACAGTGCCACCAAAATGCCGCCAAGTGTGGCTGCCGGAGAACTGCCTGCCAAAATGCCCGCATTTCGGCAGTGTGGTGTCCGGTGCCCACCAGAGTCTTCTGCAAATAGCAAAAGATTGGGGACCACTGGGCTAAGTGGACCAGTCCCTTTGAATAttcctttattaaaaacagaGCCAGAATGGCgagtattgattttttttgtcatgCTCTATCACACTCTTATGAAATTTTTCAGTTCCTAAATCTAGATTATGGTAACTGCTTCACAGTACATAACAAGCAAGAACATCTTAAGTGTGTATTAGGACAGTTTTTCATATCCATTACATACTTGT
This region includes:
- the MTFR2 gene encoding mitochondrial fission regulator 2 isoform X1 — encoded protein: MALLLNLIRQLLEYFGVPADQFITRWEAHIDHSSIGRMIETCLPSTPFSRRHFLQVYAVIRKCQVKIISAWQSKEYGSTRSIVRRLGTVLALEPCPRPHFQMVQDLNSLDYDEQITTPSSVVPSLGDILRVVNDEGETFARFRAESRGKEIITVDHDVSPAIVSLPTVLKSRAEKENLVNEEAIKKISALENELTLLRAQIAAIVAVQGSRNSSQSGSDVLNSFGIPSGSFPVPAMTSTPLFTTPDHFVIPPPPPLPSIAPSGFDASNSAVELIKQRRAASKTSSTTDKGEHQKTKEVLSMMDVLKDINKIRLRTIEKSPGGTPLPKTRKRRSSQWDPAALIAQALKQKFAHQNGNDSLDKENRSCDTSPFSSPEAPLVGRPILKPNSKNNLIKAEEVTQVSTGKARVHI
- the MTFR2 gene encoding mitochondrial fission regulator 2 isoform X2 yields the protein MALLLNLIRQLLEYFGVPADQFITRWEAHIDHSSIGRMIETCLPSTPFSRRHFLQVYAVIRKCQIISAWQSKEYGSTRSIVRRLGTVLALEPCPRPHFQMVQDLNSLDYDEQITTPSSVVPSLGDILRVVNDEGETFARFRAESRGKEIITVDHDVSPAIVSLPTVLKSRAEKENLVNEEAIKKISALENELTLLRAQIAAIVAVQGSRNSSQSGSDVLNSFGIPSGSFPVPAMTSTPLFTTPDHFVIPPPPPLPSIAPSGFDASNSAVELIKQRRAASKTSSTTDKGEHQKTKEVLSMMDVLKDINKIRLRTIEKSPGGTPLPKTRKRRSSQWDPAALIAQALKQKFAHQNGNDSLDKENRSCDTSPFSSPEAPLVGRPILKPNSKNNLIKAEEVTQVSTGKARVHI
- the MTFR2 gene encoding mitochondrial fission regulator 2 isoform X3, which produces MALLLNLIRQLLEYFGVPADQFITRWEAHIDHSSIGRMIETCLPSTPFSRRHFLQIISAWQSKEYGSTRSIVRRLGTVLALEPCPRPHFQMVQDLNSLDYDEQITTPSSVVPSLGDILRVVNDEGETFARFRAESRGKEIITVDHDVSPAIVSLPTVLKSRAEKENLVNEEAIKKISALENELTLLRAQIAAIVAVQGSRNSSQSGSDVLNSFGIPSGSFPVPAMTSTPLFTTPDHFVIPPPPPLPSIAPSGFDASNSAVELIKQRRAASKTSSTTDKGEHQKTKEVLSMMDVLKDINKIRLRTIEKSPGGTPLPKTRKRRSSQWDPAALIAQALKQKFAHQNGNDSLDKENRSCDTSPFSSPEAPLVGRPILKPNSKNNLIKAEEVTQVSTGKARVHI